GATTTGTTTTGTTTTAGGTAGTCAAAAATCAGTTTATCAACTCCCACAACTTGGTCTTTATCAGAATAGCCAAACCATTTAATGGCTTCTATTTCAGAATTTGCCTTTAGTATTCCATTATAACCCCCTGAATAACAAGTCATCTTTACCAAAACCCCTTCTGGTTGTCCGTGAGCCTGAGCCTCAAAAATTCCTATAAAACTCAAAGTGCTTTTGTCGATGGTTACGCTCAGCTCTTCGTAAATTTCTCGGATCAGTGCTTGTTCGTCCGTTTCACCCAGCTCCCTTTTACCACCCGGAATATAGTATTAGGACTTACGCAAAGCGCAAGGTAGGTTGGGCGAGTTCGCGGCGCATGTAGTCGTCCAACAGGCG
This genomic stretch from Hymenobacter sp. PAMC 26628 harbors:
- a CDS encoding NUDIX hydrolase; its protein translation is MPGGKRELGETDEQALIREIYEELSVTIDKSTLSFIGIFEAQAHGQPEGVLVKMTCYSGGYNGILKANSEIEAIKWFGYSDKDQVVGVDKLIFDYLKQNKSLH